CTTATCAAAGTAAAGATGAAGATCAATCACTTGGCGAATTTTTTGAGGCGCGATTTGGTTCTGAGCTTGTTAAATGCTTGATTGAACCACTTCTTTCAGGAATTTATGCTGGGGATATTTTTCAAATGAGTTTGCGTGCTACCTTTCCGCAATTTGAGCAAGCCATTGAGAAAGCAGGAAGTTTGATGAAAGGACTTAAAGTTCCTCAAAATAGCAATATGAATACGACAAATACAAAAAATACAATTGGTGCTTTCCGAACGCTAGAAGGTGGTTTTTCTGAACTACCAGCAGCCCTTGTGTCTGCTTTACCTAAAGAGCATCTTCATTCTGCAAAAAAAGCAAAAAAGATTACTAAAAAAGGTTCAAGTTATAGTATAAGTTTCACTGATGGTACGAAGGAAGAAGCGGATTATGTGCTTGTTGCTGCAACACATGATACACTCATTGAATTAACGGATGAAAAGACAGCAGCCCCTTTTGTAAACCAACCACTTACAACACTTGCCACCATTTCTCTTGCTTACGATCGCCAAGCTGATTTACCTGAAGGAACAGGTTATCTAGTTGCTAGAACAAAACCATATAAGACAACGGCCTGTACTTGGGTAGCAAAGAAATGGCCGCATATGGTTCCAAAAGATAAAATGTTACTTCGAGGTTTCATCGGCAAAATGGGCGAAGATGAAATTAGTGGGCATTCAGATGATACGTTAATTGATTTTGTAATTCAAGACTATAAGGAAATGATGGGGCTTACGGATGTACCTTTATTTGCAGAAGTTAGCCGAATGGCGCATGCAATGCCTACATATAAGGTGGGGCATAAAGAGAGACTTTTAGCGCTTACAGATAATTTGCGGGCGAATTATCCAGGTGTTTATTTTGCTGGTATGAGCTATGTAGGGATAGGAATTCCTGATTGTATTGATCTCGCACAAAATCAAGCAAGACAAATTATTAACGAGGTGGAAAATTGACATGATCAAAGGTATTGGTCTTGATATGATTGATATTGACCGGATTCGCCGAGCTGTGACAAATAATCCACGCTTTGTTGAACGAATTTTAACAGAGAAAGAGCAATTGTTATATCATAAATATACCGGACAGCGTCAAATGGAATTCCTAGCTGGACGATTTGCCGTAAAAGAAGCGTATGCAAAAGCAAACGGTACTGGACTTGGAGCACATCTTAGCTTTCTTGACATTGAAGTTTTACAGTTAAAAGGTGGTCGCCCCATTTTGTTAAAACCAGACCTTGCTGATGAAAACATCTTTCTCAGTATTACACATACTGAATACTCAGTAGCTGCTCAAGTTATTATTGAACATAAGGAAAAGAGGTAACAAGATGGTTGTCGGTTGGCACCGTGATACATGGATTGAAGTCGATTTAACAAGGATTAAAAAAAATATTCAAAATGAACAAAAACGCTTACCAGAAAACACGTCGATTTGGGCCGTTGTTAAAGCGAATGCCTATGGACATGGAATCATTGAAGTAGCAAAAGCTGCAAAAGAAGCAGGAGCTACAGGTTTTTGCGTTGCTATTTTAGATGAAGCATTGGCGTTAAGAGAAAATGGTTTTCTTGACATGCCGATTTTAGTATTAGGAGCAGTAAGAAAAGAAGACGTAGCGCTTGCTGCAAAATTTCAAATTTCAATTACGCTATTTGATCTTAACTGGCTAGAGGACTTAGTGTTTGACGGAAATTTAAATATCCATTTAAAAGTGGATACGGGAATGGGCCGACTTGGCGTGCGATCAAAAGAAGAGGTAGTAAAAGCTATCCATCAAGTAAAAAATGATCATCGTTTATCGTTAGAAGGAATCTTTACTCATTTTGCTACAGCTGATCAAAAAGATATGAGCTATTTCAATAAACAGATACAACGGTTTGATGAAATTTTGCAAACGTTAGATAAAAAACCACGTTATGTTCATGTAGCTAATTCAGCTGATAGTCTACTTCATGAGCATTTGGAATGTAATGTTGTACGGTTTGGCATTGCAATGTATGGCTTAACTCCCTCCACCGAAATTGCAGATATATTGCCGTTTAAACTCGCGCCAGCTTTATCGCTTTATACCAAAATGGTTCAAGTCAAAAAGTTAAAAAAAGGTGATCACGTTAGCTACGGGGCTACTTATACGGCAAAAAATGAAGAATGGATAGCCACACTTCCAATTGGCTATGCAGATGGAATTATTCGTCACTATTCAGGCTTTCATGTCTTAATAAACGGCATAAAAGCAGAAATTATCGGACGTGTTTGCATGGATCAAATAACGATTAGGTTGCCCTATGAATTCCCAGTTGGAACGGTAGTAACTATAATTGGGGAGAGTAGCGGAGTTCAAGTAAGTGCAGATGACATAGCAGACCATTTAAATACGATCAATTATGAAGTGATATGTATGCTAAGTGAACGTTTAAAGCGTATCTATCAGACTTCCGAACAAAAAGATGAATTTCATCCCATTTAACTAGATATAGGACGAAAGCTTGTGCTTATTCTTAGGACTAATAGCTAAAAAATAGAAAAATTAAAGGAAATTACTTTTCTTCAAGCGCTTGGAGTGGTACGATGGTATTGTTATAAACATGTATGCAGCTTTGGGGGTGCCAAACGTGTTAGAGAGAGAATGTGAAACAGAAATCTCAGTTACGTTAACTGAGGAACTCATGCAAGAACTAGATTCAGTCGTAAAAAAAGAAAAAGTGGGGCGAAGCGAAGTGATTAGAGAAGCTACGAAACAGTTTATCGAACAAAAAAAAGCACGTGAGCTACGTGACGAAATGGAAAAGGGATATACTGAAATGGCAACGATTAACTTTGCTATTTCTAGTGAATGCACGCATGTTGAAGCGGAAGCAGAAACAAAAAGTATGGAAATATTAGGAGGTTAGGCAGTTGGTGAAGCGTGGTGATGTTTACTACGCGGATCTTTCCCCCGTGGTCGGGAGCGAGCAAGGGGGAATACGGCCTGTTCTCATCATTCAGAATGATATTGGCAATCGGTTTAGTCCAACCGTTGTTGTAGCTGCAATTACTGCAAAGATTCAAAAAGCAAAGTTGCCAACTCATGTTGAAGCTACCAAAAAAAATGGATTTGATCGGGATTCCGTTATTTTACTTGAACAAATCCGAACCATTGATAAGCAACGTTTAACGGATAAGATTACCCATCTGGACGATGAGCTAATGGAAAAGGTAAATAAAGCAGTCGAAATAAGTCTTGGTGTAGTGGAATTTTGACCAAATCCAATTAGTCCCCATCGTAATAAAATAGGATGATGAAAGCAGGGCAAATGATTCGCGCAGCAAGACAAATGTTTATTCTAAGCTTGACAAGTTTTAGGGTATTATATTACATAAGAAATAATTCAATGTCTGAAATACCTGACATAGGAAACACAAACAAACTGCATATTATCGCAGTAAAATGTTTCCTATGCCAGGTTTTTTCAAAAAGTAGCTAGCTCCTCTAAGAAACATAAGAGTTTATCAGGAAAGGTTGAGAAAATAAATAATGTATAACAACTTTGCAAAGTTCATTCGTCAAAACGATACGGTTTTATTAGAAGAATGGATGGAAGAAATGAAGCAGCAAACCGATCCGCGTATTGTCGATATCACAAAAGAAGAGATGTATGAAGAAACAAGTAAAGAGTTTATTGACCTACTTGTTTCAAACGTTACAGAAGCAAGCAGTATGTTTTTTGAAAAGCTTGATAATTATGCCGAAAAGATCGTAAGTATTAATTGGCCTGTTCATTTTGTTACAATTGGGCTTAAAGTTTTCGGTCTGCTTGTTTACAAAAAAATACGTGGACAAGAAAATTTTTTAAAGTATGAAGAAGATCTAGAAAAAGATGGTTATTATCTCTTTGGAAATTGGCTTTCTTCGATGTATAATCAAATTATAACAGCTTATGCAACCACCTTTGAAAAAACAGTGGACATCCAAAAAACAGCACTTCAAGAACTTTCAGCACCGCTTTTACCTATTTTCGACAAAATATCAGTAATGCCTCTTATAGGTACAATTGATACTGAACGAGCCAAGCTAATTATCGAAAATTTACTCATGGGCGTTGTAAAAAATCGTTCTGAAGTTGTTTTGATTGATATAACAGGTGTACCCGTTGTCGATACAATGGTTGCACATCATATTATTCAGGCCGCAGAAGCCGCTCGTCTTGTCGGGTGTCAAGCCATGCTTGTAGGAATTCGACCAGAAATTGCGCAAACTATCGTGGCACTTGGAATCGAGCTTAATCAGATCATTACAACAAACACAATAAAAAAAGGGATAGAGCGCGCACTAGCTTTAACAAATAGAGAGATCATTGAAAAAGAGGAGTGAGACTGTGGGGATTCCAATACTTAAATTAGGTGAATGTTTATTAATTTCGATCCAAAGTGAATTGGATGATCATACAGCAATTGAATTTCAAGAAGATCTGCTAGCTAAAATCCATGAAACCACAGCCAGAGGAGTAGTTATTGATATTACGTCTATTGACTTTATTGATTCATTTATTGCAAAAATCCTAGGTGATGTTGTCAGCATGTCTAGATTGATGGGCGCAAAGGTTGTCGTCACTGGGATCCAACCAGCAGTAGCCATTACATTAATTGAGTTAGGTATAGTCTTTGAAGGTGTGCTATCAGCAATGGATTTAGAAAGTGGCCTTGAAAAATTGAAACAGGAATTGGGGGAATAAAGATGGAATTCCAATCCTGTGTAAAAATTATAAATGAATGGGATATTGTAGCTGCAAGACAAATTGGAAGAAAATTTTCAAAGGAAATAGGTTTTGGTACAGTAGATCAGGCAAGAATTACAACTGCAATTAGCGAACTTGCGCGAAATATTTTTCTTTATGCTGGAAGTGGTGAGATTTGTATTTCACGCATTTCGGAATCAAGAAAAACAGGCTTAGAAATTACCGCAAAAGATAGTGGTCCAGGAATTTTAGACATTCGCAAAGTTATGCAAGATGGCTATACAACATCAGGAGGGCTAGGAGCTGGTCTTCCTGGTGTAAAGCGTTTAATGGATAGTTTCGATATTGAATCTAAGGCAGACGGGGAAAGTAAGGGAACCGTCATCAAAGCAATTAAGTGGGTTCGGTAGGGGGAACTGCATTCAATGGAAAAGAAGAATTTTGCTAGAAAATATAAAAAAATTCTGTTTGAATATTTAAAGCATCAAGACGAAGAGATTCTTTATAGCTGTGAAAAATTAACAAAAGAAGCAATGGAAGATAAAATTCCACCAGAAGAAATTATCAATATTCACCGATCTGCCTTAGAAGATTATGATACAGAATTGTCAAATTATGTCAAAAAGTCATTCGATGTGTTACTGGAAACAATGGTTGGTTACGGGTTAGCCTATCTTGAACACATTAGCCTTAGAAGTGAGCAAAAGAAGCTACAAAATGAAATTGCCCAAGCAGAAACAATGCAAAAAACACTAATGGAATCAGAAACACCGCACCGTGAAGATGTAGAGTTTGGTGTTGTTAGTATTGCGGCTAGACAAATGAGTGGTGATTATTACAGTTTCATCGAAGACACAAAAACAGGGATTGGCATCGCACTAGCTGATGTAATTGGTAAAGGAATCCCAGCAGCATTTAGTACATCGATGATAAAATATGCACTAACTGGCCTAGATGAAAAAGAGCGAACACCTTCTATTGTTTTAAAAGAACTAAACAAAGTCGTGGAAGAAAATATCAACGATAGCATGTTCATTACGATGTTTTACGGCTTGTATCATGATGACACACATCTTTTTGAATTTGGATCAGCAGGCCATGAAGTAGGGCTTTACTATCAGGCAAACGAACAATCCTTCTCTGATCTTTATGCAAGAGGGCTTCCACTTGGCATAGATCGCGAAACAAGCTATCGCAGCTTTGAAAAAAGTGTTCAACCAGGAGATATGATTGTTATTATGTCTGATGGCGTAACCGAAGCACGGACGGAACAAGGCTTCATTGAACGAGAAGTATTAATTGATTTATTCACAAAAAATTTGAGCTTAAATACGCAAGCAATGGTAGAAGAAGTCTACAACCAACTTCTTAAAATGCAGAATTTCACATTGCATGATGATTTTACTTTAATTTGTATCAAGCGAACGAAATAAGGTTTGAAAAAAATAAAATTGGGTAAAGAGCCTTAGTATACCGAAATTGATGGGGTGAAATAATGAATATCGATATTAAGATTAACGAACAAGATGAAAAGCACGTAGAAGCCTTCATTAGGGGTGAAATAGACGCCTATACAGCACCTAAACTAAAAGAAAATCTTGAAAAATATCAAGAAGAAAAAGATTTTGAACTACGTGTTGATTTAGCTGACGTCGGTTACATGGATTCTACCGGTCTAGGTGTATTTGTTGGCATGTATAAATGCCTTCGTGCAAATAACAGTGAACTTATTTTAGTCGGATTACCAGAACGTTTATACCGTCTTTTTGAAATCACTGGACTATCAGATATTATTGAAATCAAAAAAGAGGGTGAAGCGAATGGCAACAATGTGTGACAAAATTGAATTAACGTTACCTGCCAAGCCAGAATATGTTAAGTTAGGAAGATTGGCGCTTTCCGGAATTGCGAGTCAAGCAGGTTTTTCTTATGAAGCTATTGAAGACTTAAAAATTGCCGTAAGTGAAGCCATTACTAATTCTGTTAAACATGCTTTTAAAGAAACCGGTGAAGGTGAAATAAAAGTAGAGTTTAAGATATATCAAGATAAGATTGATGTCATTGTTACCGATCGCGGAGAAAGTTTTGATTTTGAAGCTAAGCGTGACGAAATTGGACCATATGAAGTGAGTGAAGAGCACGAAGTTTTGCGCATTGGTGGTTTAGGACTGTTTTTAATTGAAACATTAATGGATGACGTAAAGTTTTATCATAAAAAAGGTGTTTCCGTTGTAATGACCAAATATATCAATGAGAAGCAGGTGGAGGAGAATGCAGAGAGTGTCTCAACCTGATAAGGACGCTAAAGAAAAAGTATATGAGTGGATTAAAGCTTATCAAGAAGATGGTGACGAACAAGCGCAATATGAACTCGTTGTTCACTATAAGAATTTAGTTGAATCAATTGCTCGCAAGTATTCCCAAGGTAAATCTTTTCATGAAGATTTAGTGCAAGTGGGAAATATCGGTTTGCTTGGCGCGATTAGACGTTACGATGCAACATTTGGTAAAAGTTTTGAGGCTTTTGCTGTTCCAACAATCGTTGGTGAAATTAAGCGTTTTTTGCGCGATAAAACATGGAGTGTTCATGTGCCAAGACGTATTAAAGAACTTGGCCCTAAAATAAAAAACGCTGTTGAAGAACTCACACGAGAACTCCAAAGCTCACCACAAATTAGTGATATCGCAAATCATATTGGTGCAACAGAAGAGGAAGTTCTTGAAGCAATGGAAATGGGGAAAAGTTATCAAGCGCTTTCCGTTGACCATTCCATTGAAGCTGATTCTGATGGCAGCACAATCACGTTACTTGATGTTGTTGGAAATGAAGATGATGGCTTTGAACAAGTCAATCAAAGAATGTTACTTGAAAAAGTGCTTCCCGTATTAGACGAACGTGAACAAAAAATATTACAATATACTTTTATTGAAAATAGGAGTCAAAAAGAGACCGGAGCACTTCTTGATATTTCACAAATGCACGTTTCGCGAATTCAACGCCAAGCTATAAAAAAACTGCAGGAAGCACTGCAAAACGAGGAAGTGGAATAAGAATGTCTAAAACAACCAATGATGCTTTTGCTAAAATGGAATTGTTTACTTTTCAAAGAGCGAAAGCTTTGCAAACTTGCTCTGGGGACATGTATTATTTCCATCAATCGAATGATACGTTTTTGTGTGTGATAGCTGATGGGCTTGGAAGCGGTACTGAAGCTAATAAAGCAGCTAAGGCAGCGATTAATGCAATTAAAGAAGCCCCCGAAGAGGACGTTTTAACATTAATGGAACGTGCAAACACAGCCGTTTTTTCTCTTCGCGGGGCAGCTATTGCAGTGGTTAAGTGCGACTTACCTCATGCGCGGATTACTTATAGCGGCATGGGAAATATTCGCTTTTTTGCGCTTGGGCCGTCAGATAAGCTAATCTATCCATTATCAACAAAGGGATATTTATCTGGCGGACCCAAGCGTTTTAAGGTGAAAGAATACCAGTTTCAGTATGATACAAAGTTTTTAATGTATTCTGATGGTTTGGTTCTTGAACATGTACAAACTTATTTAAAGTCATCACTTAGCACAGAGAAGACAGGAAATCTAATCGAACAAACAATCAAAGAAAAACCAAGCGATGATGTTACATTTATTTTAGGAAAATTTCCCAAGGTTACATAAACAAAATCAATCGGCGATAAGCGCTTGTATCTAAGAGATTGGCCAGCCCTCTTAAATACAAACGCTTTCGCTCGATTTGTCATGTTCGAAATGTAGCACCTACGTAAATTCGCATTATGTCCCAAGCTCATCGTTAATTTATAAGGAGGAAGCCACCAGAATGAAAGATGATAAAACAATGCAGCAGATCTATAATCAATTAGCATACCCGAAAAAAAATATTGATGCGGTTATTAAATTAATGGATGAAGGAAATACGGTACCTTTTATCGCACGTTATCGTAAAGAAATGACAGGAAGCTTAGATGAAGTAGCCATTCGGAATATTGAAGAAACCTATCAATATGAGCTTAAATTAGCAACAAGAAAAGAAGAAATCATTCGCTTAATCGCTGAGCAGGAAAAGCTAACTCCTGAATTAGAGGCTAAAATTCGCCAAACAAAAAAGCAACAAACACTAGAAGATATTTACCGGCCATATAAACAAAAGAAGAGAACAAAAGCAACGATCGCTAAGGAAAAAGGACTGGAGCCACTTGCGAATTGGCTCTTTAAATTAGAAAGTGGCAGTCCAGAAATGGAAGCAGAAAAGTTTATTTCAGCTGAAAAAGAAGTAAAAACAGCCGAAGAAGCGCTTCTTTTCGCTCATGAAATTATGGCAGAAAAAATTGGCGATGAAGCAGAATATCGTAAATGGACGCGCGATTTCACACGTAAATTCGGGATGATTCTTTCTACTGCGAAAAAACCCGAAAGTGATGAAAAGAAAGTCTATGAAATGTACTATGATTATCAAGAAATGATCACAAAAATCGCAAGTCACCGCACACTTGCTTTTAACCGCGGTGAAAGAGAAGGGATTTTACGTGTTGGCATTCAAGTGGACACAACTAAAATCTTTGATTATTTCCGCAATCATTTAATTAAAGGAAAAGCAAACGAAGCAAGTTCACGGGTAGAACTCGCTATTCAAGATGCTTACAAGCGTTTTATTGCACCAGCTATTGAGCGTGAAATTCGTGCAGAGTTAACTGAAGTGGCAGAAAATCATGCCATCGAAATTTTTGCAGCAAACCTACGTAAATTGCTCCTACAACCACCGCTTAAAGGAAAAATTATGTTAGGTGTGGATCCCGCTTATCGCACTGGTTGTAAGCTTGCCGTCCTTGATCAAACTGGAAAGGTACTAGAAATTGGTGTTATCTACCCACATTCAGGTCAAACAAAATATCAAATTGAAATCATTGCAATCGGTAATGGTACCGCTTCACGTGAGACTGAAAAATTTGTTGCAGAAGTACTTGCTGAAACAAATGAAAAAGCCTCTTATTGTATTGTGAGCGAAGCAGGTGCAAGCGTTTATTCTGCAAGTGAAGTTGCCCGTGCTGAATTTCCAGATTACCAAGTAGAAGAAAGAAGTGCTGTTTCAATCGGGCGCAGGCTGCAAGATCCTTTGGCTGAACTTGTTAAAATTGATCCGAAATCTGTTGGTGTTGGGCAATATCAACATGATGTGTCACAAAAAAAATTAACAGAAGCACTCACATTTGTAGTTGAAACCGCTGTAAACCAGGTAGGAGTCAATGTGAATACCGCCTCTGCCTCACTTTTACAGTATGTTGCTGGATTGAATAAAACAGTCGCAAATAACATTCGTAAATATCGTGAAGAAAATGGCTCATTTACTTCACGTGGTGAACTAAAAAAAGTACCACGTTTAGGTGCAAAATCGTATGAACAAAGCATCGGCTTCATGCGTATTTTGGAAGGGGAAAACCCACTTGATAAAACAGCCATTCATCCAGAAAGTTATTCCGCCGCCAAACAAATTATCAAAACAGCTGGATCGACTTTAGAATCGATTGGGAGCGATGAGTTAAAAACAGTTTTAAGCGATTTGGATCAAAAGCAATTAGCTGAAACACTAGATATTGGGGTAGAAACATTACAAGATATTATTGCCGATTTGAGCGCTCCAGGACGAGATCTGCGTGAGGAGTTACCTGCACCGTTATTAAAACAAAATGTTATCTCAATGGAAGATTTAAAAACAGGCATGGAATTAGAAGGAACTGTCCGAAATGTCGTTGCCTTTGGTGCATTCGTTGATATCGGTGTGAAACAAGATGGACTCGTTCATATTTCAAAATTAACCTCTTCCTTTGTAAAAAATCCTTTAGACGTCGTATCCGTTGGAGATATTGTAACGGTCTGGGTAGATGAGGTAGATTTAATAAAAAACCGCATTGCGCTAACAATGCTTAACCCATCACAAGATAAAAATGAATAATGACGAATTGCAACAACTAATGGAACAGGTTTCACTTCATTATTTTAAAAAAAAATTTAAACATAAAGCTAGATTTAATGCAAGGTTAAAAACGACAGGCGGCAGATACTTACTTTTAAGCCACGATATTGAAATGAATCCAAGCTATTTAGCTGAATGTGGTTTAGATTACTTTATGAGTATTATGCGCCATGAACTTTGTCATTATCATCTGCATTTGGAGAATAAAGGTTACCGGCATCGTGATCAGGATTTTAAAAAGCTTTTGCAAGAAGTAGATGCACCGCGTTTCTCTAAACCGCTTAAGCGAGAAGTAAAAGTGCAACAATATAGCTGTGAAAAATGTCGGCAAGTTTTTTTAAGAAGAAGGAAGTTTAACGTAGCCAAATATCGTTGTGGAAATTGTGGTGGAAAGTTGAAATATATAGGCGAGTCAAAAGTGAAGATAGGCGAGTAAAAAGAGGAAGAACAGCGATTAAAATTTCTCACTTTTGCTTGCTTTTTCCTTGGAAGCTGATTATAATAGAAATTGCAGTTTAAATGCTCTATTATTCCACAGTAGCTCAGTTGGTAGAGCAATCGGCTGTTAACCGATCGGTCGCAGGTTCGAGTCCTGCCTGTGGAGCTTTATATGGAGAAATACTCAAGTGGCTGAAGAGGCGCCCCTGCTAAGGGTGTAGGTCGTTTACGCGGCGCGAGGGTTCAAATCCCTCTTTCTCCGTTTTAGGAAACACTCAATGTTGTGAATCAACAGGAGTGTTTTTGCTTTGTTAAAGTAAATAACCCAATTCGTACAGAAGTGTATGCTATGAAAAATGCTGGACCTGTATTTTGCTAAGTTAACCATCGTTTTTATAGCGCTATAGAAATCATCAATCATGAAAATGAAGCAGCCCAGTAATGCTAGGTTGTTTTTTTATGTTGCCACTAACCACATTTACTGATAAACTAAAGAAAGTCTAACAAACAGGATTTTAAAAGAAAAAGAAGGTGAAACGATGGCAAAACCTGTTATGGCAATTGTAGGCCGTCCAAACGTTGGTAAATCAACTATTTTTAACCGTATTGTTGGTGAGCGTGTCTCCATTGTTGAAGATGTTCCTGGAGTAACACGTGATCGAATTTATAATACAGCAGAGTGGCTTGGGCAAAATTTTAATATCATTGATACAGGTGGCATTGATTTAAGTGATGAGCCATTTTTAAAACA
This DNA window, taken from Listeria sp. PSOL-1, encodes the following:
- a CDS encoding Tex family protein, which produces MKDDKTMQQIYNQLAYPKKNIDAVIKLMDEGNTVPFIARYRKEMTGSLDEVAIRNIEETYQYELKLATRKEEIIRLIAEQEKLTPELEAKIRQTKKQQTLEDIYRPYKQKKRTKATIAKEKGLEPLANWLFKLESGSPEMEAEKFISAEKEVKTAEEALLFAHEIMAEKIGDEAEYRKWTRDFTRKFGMILSTAKKPESDEKKVYEMYYDYQEMITKIASHRTLAFNRGEREGILRVGIQVDTTKIFDYFRNHLIKGKANEASSRVELAIQDAYKRFIAPAIEREIRAELTEVAENHAIEIFAANLRKLLLQPPLKGKIMLGVDPAYRTGCKLAVLDQTGKVLEIGVIYPHSGQTKYQIEIIAIGNGTASRETEKFVAEVLAETNEKASYCIVSEAGASVYSASEVARAEFPDYQVEERSAVSIGRRLQDPLAELVKIDPKSVGVGQYQHDVSQKKLTEALTFVVETAVNQVGVNVNTASASLLQYVAGLNKTVANNIRKYREENGSFTSRGELKKVPRLGAKSYEQSIGFMRILEGENPLDKTAIHPESYSAAKQIIKTAGSTLESIGSDELKTVLSDLDQKQLAETLDIGVETLQDIIADLSAPGRDLREELPAPLLKQNVISMEDLKTGMELEGTVRNVVAFGAFVDIGVKQDGLVHISKLTSSFVKNPLDVVSVGDIVTVWVDEVDLIKNRIALTMLNPSQDKNE
- a CDS encoding SprT family protein, encoding MNNDELQQLMEQVSLHYFKKKFKHKARFNARLKTTGGRYLLLSHDIEMNPSYLAECGLDYFMSIMRHELCHYHLHLENKGYRHRDQDFKKLLQEVDAPRFSKPLKREVKVQQYSCEKCRQVFLRRRKFNVAKYRCGNCGGKLKYIGESKVKIGE